A region of the Gemmatimonadota bacterium genome:
GCAGGGTGCGGTTGTAGTGTTGTTGTATATCGTTGTTGGTTTGATAGATTTCGCAACTGGGCCAGTGGCTGCCTCCTCTGATGCCGTAGAGCCACATTTGCATGTCTTCGCCCTGCGTTTTGTGGTGGAGTAGCCAGCTGACTTCGAGCACGAGGGTTGCTCCATTTTCAAAGCGCACAAATGCTGCGGCGAAGTCTTCGACATCGAACTGCGACGATGGGATGAGACCCCAACTGCTGAAGGCGCCTTTCTGGTGGGCGATTTCTGCACGGGCGACACCGGTGACGGATACGGGTTTGGGGTTGTCCATGAACCAGAGTGTGAGGTCCAGGATGTGAACGCCGATGTCGATGCAGGGACCGCCGCCGCTGTGTTGTTTTTGTATAAAGCCCGGTGTGTTTGGCGCCCCTGAGCGGCGGAGCATCCAGCTTCGCGCGTGGTAGATGTCTCCGAGTACGCCTGTGTCGAGTTCGGCTCGCATGGCTTTTGATTTGCCCGAGAAACGAAAATGCTGCGCTGTCATCAGGGTTTTGCCAGATTTGTCGCGTGCG
Encoded here:
- a CDS encoding Gfo/Idh/MocA family oxidoreductase; this encodes MADKLKVGIIGVGGIARTHMPGWAASEHADLIAGSDINADVLNHWGKNNNISILSTDPDDLFKNPDIDIIDICTPNNYHAPLAIAALEAGKHVICEKPLAPSPELIKNMIAARDKSGKTLMTAQHFRFSGKSKAMRAELDTGVLGDIYHARSWMLRRSGAPNTPGFIQKQHSGGGPCIDIGVHILDLTLWFMDNPKPVSVTGVARAEIAHQKGAFSSWGLIPSSQFDVEDFAAAFVRFENGATLVLEVSWLLHHKTQGEDMQMWLYGIRGGSHWPSCEIYQTNNDIQQHYNRTLQNTRDLLEPHAQECVEFARAIAEGKPSPVPAEQSLQVMAILDGIYRSQETGEEVKIAQELS